In a genomic window of Ranitomeya imitator isolate aRanImi1 chromosome 5, aRanImi1.pri, whole genome shotgun sequence:
- the LOC138681377 gene encoding uncharacterized protein — translation MMDGVIGRISSLVTEVIFETNRLDIIVREKEAAAERRMMQRRRRRFWIHPINELRMTRGVQSTLYLELRCNPQKFFSYVRMRMEHFDYLVGKIEDVIQRQDTRMRLAITPAERLMVTLRFLATGESLTSLHFQFRLGISTIGGIVKDTCRAIWDTLQLEYIPQPTMEIWMRSSEQFERMCNFPNCVGAVDGKHIRIAKPAGTGSEYYNYKKYFSIVLMAIADANCRFLAVDIGAYGRSNDSQVFKNSPMGRCLYGDTYNFPPARPLPGTSEPALPYVCVGDEAFQLSPHLLKPYSSRELHRTKRVFNYRLTRARRVVECSFGILTAKWRVLLTAIKLDTKTVDDVVKACVVLHNFVISKEPVTLDDEQLETSLWDYRSASVRSTGSVTRMREQFAEYFLSPVGRIPWQDIIV, via the exons atgatggatggtgtaattgggaggatttcgagtttggttactgaagttatatttgagacgaatcgcctggatatcatagtgcgggagaaggaggcggcagcagaaagacggatgatgcaacggagaaggcgacgattctggatacatccaatcaatgagctgcggatgaccaggggtgtccagtccactctctatctggagttgcggtgcaacccccaaaaattctttagttatgtacggatgaggatggaacatttcgattatttggttggaaaaatagaggatgtcatccaaaggcaggacacaaggatgaggcttgccatcacaccggcggagcggctcatggtgacactgcg cttcctagctacgggtgagtctttgacttcactccatttccaattccggctggggatttccactattggcggaattgtgaaggacacatgtcgtgcgatttgggacactttacagctggagtatatcccacaaccaacaatggaaatctggatgagaagttccgaacaatttgagcgaatgtgtaattttccaaattgtgttggtgctgtggacggcaaacacattaggattgcaaaaccggcaggaacaggatcagagtactataactataaaaaatacttctcaattgtactcatggctattgctgacgccaactgccgattccttgctgtggatataggagcgtatggccggtccaacgactcccaagtgtttaaaaactctccgatgggtcgctgcctgtatggagatacatacaatttcccgccagcaagaccgctcccaggaaccagtgaaccagccttgccctatgtgtgtgtaggtgatgaagcctttcaactgtcgccgcacctactgaaaccatacagcagccgtgaattacaccgcaccaagcgggtatttaattaccgtcttaccagggcaagaagagtggtagagtgctctttcggtattttgacagcaaagtggagagttctgctgacggcaataaaactggatacaaaaactgtagacgatgttgtcaaggcatgtgtggtgctccataattttgttatttcaaaggagcccgttaccttggatgacgaacaattggagacatccttgtgggattaccgaagtgcctctgttcgctccaccggttctgttactaggatgagggaacagtttgctgaatattttttgtcacctgttgggcggattccatggcaagacataattgtgtga
- the LOC138681376 gene encoding uncharacterized protein isoform X1, whose product MSSSGSPPPQQQQVSVSKKNFFFFFLNLHHFESLHAFIMFKQESESDEELSEGTETGGDIEVEEEPSSPAAAAAAAAAAGAAERPAQHEGSPRRSQSRRTRRRGRPSASQCAPEYDSDIDIEALIEEVREREPLWNMADRRHADTSVTRRLWLEVCRNIFARWEDLLPQQQSKLCTKVRKRWRSLRDRFKREFNEEMQAPSGSAARKKRRYRYGTNLSFLRETMLSRVTYSSHRAPASTSAPSEAIPPESATGDHVGRPHTSHPSVPSTSSASTSGVQPSLLASDGQQIAFPLPHPSDPATSTPPVGSWRQRQRGQERSYAPEFLHLNAGFQNSFKILGEQVTAGFSMMQSRMSENQHEISSRLDRLHLDVSQAPANLFFQSMLRSMEKLSFDQQMRVMNSCHNALLKVINEPQSTPTPPHTSQSQFQHHAPQYHRQSQYPHHSQYQHHYQYPTRPTTQMYSPVFSSSLPSFPSPVSFPPTPTQHPSGQPPVFPPPSTTDATGRVSPIPPTDVVQPSSPSSHSYSTQQYQDL is encoded by the exons atgtcctcttccggcagccctcctccacagcaacagcaggtatcggtaagtaaaaaaaattttttttttttttttttaaatttacatcattttgagtcactacatgcatttattatgtttaaacaggaatcagaatccgatgaggagctgtcggaagggaccgagacgggtggagacatcgaagtggaggaggaaccaagt tctcctgctgctgctgctgctgctgctgctgctgctggtgctgctgaacgtccagcacagcatgaaggttctcccaggcgctcccagagtcggcggactcgacgccgcggtcggccatca gcttcacagtgtgctcccgaatacgattcagatatcgatattgaagccctcatcgaggaggttcgtgaacgggagccactgtggaacatggctgaccgcaggcatgctgataccagtgtcacccgtcggctctggttggaagtatgccggaacatctttgcgaggtgggaggaccttcttccacagcagcagagcaaactat gtaccaaggttaggaagcggtggcggtcattgagggatcgctttaagagggagtttaacgaggagatgcaggccccgagtggctcagcagcaaggaagaagaggaggtacagatatggcacgaacctctccttcctgagggaaaccatgctgagtagagt cacctactccagccaccgtgcgcctgcatctacctctgcaccctctgaagcgatccctcctgagtccgccaccggggaccacgtcggtaggccccacacctctcacccctctgtcccctccacttcatccgcctctaccagtggagtgcagccttccttactcgcatctgatggtcaacagatagcgttccctttaccccacccctctgaccctgccacctctacaccaccggtaggttcatggcggcagcgtcagaggggtcaggaaaggagctatgctcctgagttcttgcatctaaatgcaggcttccaaaattcatttaaaattttgggagaacaagtgactgctggtttcagcatgatgcaatcacgcatgagtgaaaaccaacatgaaatcagcagtcgcttggatagactgcatttagatgtaagtcaagctccagccaatcttttttttcagtccatgctcaggagcatggaaaagctttcttttgatcagcagatgcgggtaatgaatagctgccataacgctctgctgaaggtaattaacgaaccccaatctacccccacacctccccacacatcccagtcccaatttcaacaccatgccccacaatatcaccgccagtcccaatatccacatcactctcaatatcaacatcactaccaatacccaacccggcccacaacccaaatgtattcacccgtgttttcttcatctttgcccagctttccttccccagtaagttttccacctaccccaacacaacacccctctggtcagcctcctgttttcccccccccttccactacagacgcaacaggtagggtttccccaatcccacctaccgacgtggtccaaccttccagcccctcctcccatagttactccacccaacaataccaggacctgtga
- the LOC138681376 gene encoding uncharacterized protein isoform X2, producing the protein MSSSGSPPPQQQQVSESESDEELSEGTETGGDIEVEEEPSSPAAAAAAAAAAGAAERPAQHEGSPRRSQSRRTRRRGRPSASQCAPEYDSDIDIEALIEEVREREPLWNMADRRHADTSVTRRLWLEVCRNIFARWEDLLPQQQSKLCTKVRKRWRSLRDRFKREFNEEMQAPSGSAARKKRRYRYGTNLSFLRETMLSRVTYSSHRAPASTSAPSEAIPPESATGDHVGRPHTSHPSVPSTSSASTSGVQPSLLASDGQQIAFPLPHPSDPATSTPPVGSWRQRQRGQERSYAPEFLHLNAGFQNSFKILGEQVTAGFSMMQSRMSENQHEISSRLDRLHLDVSQAPANLFFQSMLRSMEKLSFDQQMRVMNSCHNALLKVINEPQSTPTPPHTSQSQFQHHAPQYHRQSQYPHHSQYQHHYQYPTRPTTQMYSPVFSSSLPSFPSPVSFPPTPTQHPSGQPPVFPPPSTTDATGRVSPIPPTDVVQPSSPSSHSYSTQQYQDL; encoded by the exons atgtcctcttccggcagccctcctccacagcaacagcaggtatcg gaatcagaatccgatgaggagctgtcggaagggaccgagacgggtggagacatcgaagtggaggaggaaccaagt tctcctgctgctgctgctgctgctgctgctgctgctggtgctgctgaacgtccagcacagcatgaaggttctcccaggcgctcccagagtcggcggactcgacgccgcggtcggccatca gcttcacagtgtgctcccgaatacgattcagatatcgatattgaagccctcatcgaggaggttcgtgaacgggagccactgtggaacatggctgaccgcaggcatgctgataccagtgtcacccgtcggctctggttggaagtatgccggaacatctttgcgaggtgggaggaccttcttccacagcagcagagcaaactat gtaccaaggttaggaagcggtggcggtcattgagggatcgctttaagagggagtttaacgaggagatgcaggccccgagtggctcagcagcaaggaagaagaggaggtacagatatggcacgaacctctccttcctgagggaaaccatgctgagtagagt cacctactccagccaccgtgcgcctgcatctacctctgcaccctctgaagcgatccctcctgagtccgccaccggggaccacgtcggtaggccccacacctctcacccctctgtcccctccacttcatccgcctctaccagtggagtgcagccttccttactcgcatctgatggtcaacagatagcgttccctttaccccacccctctgaccctgccacctctacaccaccggtaggttcatggcggcagcgtcagaggggtcaggaaaggagctatgctcctgagttcttgcatctaaatgcaggcttccaaaattcatttaaaattttgggagaacaagtgactgctggtttcagcatgatgcaatcacgcatgagtgaaaaccaacatgaaatcagcagtcgcttggatagactgcatttagatgtaagtcaagctccagccaatcttttttttcagtccatgctcaggagcatggaaaagctttcttttgatcagcagatgcgggtaatgaatagctgccataacgctctgctgaaggtaattaacgaaccccaatctacccccacacctccccacacatcccagtcccaatttcaacaccatgccccacaatatcaccgccagtcccaatatccacatcactctcaatatcaacatcactaccaatacccaacccggcccacaacccaaatgtattcacccgtgttttcttcatctttgcccagctttccttccccagtaagttttccacctaccccaacacaacacccctctggtcagcctcctgttttcccccccccttccactacagacgcaacaggtagggtttccccaatcccacctaccgacgtggtccaaccttccagcccctcctcccatagttactccacccaacaataccaggacctgtga